In Flavobacterium sp. WV_118_3, one DNA window encodes the following:
- a CDS encoding pirin family protein, giving the protein MENIVLHKANTRGNANHGWLQSFHTFSFANYFNPERVRFGALRVLNDDTVAAGMGFGTHPHDNMEIISIPLEGDLEHQDSMGNKTVIKKGDIQVMSAGTGVRHSEYNKNADQEVKFLQIWVFPNKRNVAPRYDQITLNEDERHNVLQQVLSPNPDDEGVWINQDAWFHMGKFDAGVAKEYAFKKDGNGLYVFVLKGAVSVNDQALDTRDGLGIWNTDKVTITATSDAEFLLMEVPMEIE; this is encoded by the coding sequence ATGGAAAATATCGTATTGCATAAAGCCAACACCAGAGGAAACGCCAATCATGGCTGGTTACAAAGTTTCCACACCTTTAGTTTTGCTAATTATTTTAACCCGGAAAGGGTTCGTTTCGGAGCCTTACGCGTTTTAAACGACGATACGGTAGCTGCCGGAATGGGATTTGGGACACATCCGCACGACAATATGGAAATCATCAGTATTCCACTGGAAGGCGATTTGGAACATCAGGATAGTATGGGTAACAAAACCGTTATCAAAAAAGGTGATATCCAGGTGATGAGCGCCGGAACCGGTGTACGTCATAGCGAATACAACAAAAACGCAGATCAAGAGGTTAAGTTCCTTCAGATATGGGTTTTCCCGAACAAACGAAATGTCGCACCACGTTATGATCAGATCACATTAAACGAAGACGAAAGACATAATGTGTTACAACAGGTATTGTCACCAAATCCGGATGACGAAGGCGTTTGGATCAATCAGGATGCCTGGTTTCACATGGGGAAATTCGACGCCGGTGTCGCAAAAGAATACGCCTTTAAAAAAGACGGAAACGGACTTTATGTTTTCGTATTAAAAGGGGCGGTTTCTGTAAATGATCAGGCTTTAGACACCCGCGATGGATTGGGAATCTGGAATACCGACAAAGTAACCATTACCGCGACTTCCGATGCTGAATTCTTATTAATGGAAGTTCCGATGGAAATCGAATAA
- a CDS encoding YceI family protein has protein sequence MATTKWAIDPTHSEIGFKVKHMMFTNVSGKFENYDATITTDGDNFENASISFSADVNSVDTRNADRDNHLKSADFFDVENHPKLTFKASSFTKVDDNNYELSGDLSLRGVTKFVKLPVEFSGLMKDPWGNTKAGLNISGKISRKDWGLNWNSALETGGVLVSDDVRLNIELQLVKQ, from the coding sequence ATGGCAACTACAAAATGGGCAATTGATCCGACACACTCCGAAATAGGATTTAAAGTAAAACACATGATGTTTACTAATGTTTCCGGTAAATTCGAAAACTACGACGCTACCATCACAACCGATGGTGATAACTTCGAAAATGCTTCGATTAGCTTTTCAGCCGATGTGAATTCGGTAGACACCCGAAATGCCGATCGTGACAACCATTTAAAAAGTGCTGACTTTTTCGATGTGGAGAACCATCCAAAACTGACTTTTAAAGCGTCATCTTTTACCAAAGTAGACGACAATAACTACGAATTATCCGGTGATCTTAGCTTACGTGGTGTTACTAAATTTGTAAAACTACCGGTAGAATTCAGCGGTTTAATGAAAGACCCTTGGGGTAATACCAAAGCCGGATTAAACATTTCCGGAAAAATCAGCCGTAAAGACTGGGGCTTAAACTGGAATTCCGCTTTGGAAACCGGTGGTGTATTGGTGAGCGACGACGTTCGTTTAAACATCGAATTACAACTTGTAAAGCAATAA
- the fabD gene encoding ACP S-malonyltransferase — protein sequence MKAYVFPGQGAQFTGMGKELYENSALAKALFEKANEILGFRITDIMFEGTAEQLKETKVTQPAVFLHSVILAKTLGDDFKPEMVAGHSLGEFSALVANGTLSFEDALQLVSQRAMAMQKACEITPSTMAAVLGLEDKVVEDVCASIDGVVVAANYNCPGQLVISGELTAVEKACEAMKEAGAKRALILPVGGAFHSPMMEPAREELAAAIEATTFNTPICPVYQNVPAKAVSDPAEIKKNLITQLTAPVKWTQSVQQMIADGATLFTEVGPGKVLVGLVNKIDKNVATASA from the coding sequence ATGAAAGCATATGTATTTCCGGGTCAGGGAGCGCAGTTTACCGGAATGGGTAAAGAATTATACGAAAATTCGGCACTGGCTAAAGCGCTATTCGAAAAAGCAAACGAGATATTAGGTTTTCGCATTACCGACATTATGTTTGAAGGTACTGCCGAACAATTAAAAGAAACCAAAGTAACACAACCGGCTGTTTTTTTACATTCGGTTATTTTGGCCAAAACCCTTGGTGACGACTTTAAACCGGAAATGGTTGCCGGTCACTCGTTAGGGGAATTTTCGGCTTTGGTTGCCAACGGAACCTTATCGTTTGAAGATGCTTTACAATTGGTTTCCCAAAGAGCCATGGCGATGCAAAAAGCCTGCGAAATCACTCCATCTACTATGGCGGCCGTTTTAGGTCTTGAGGATAAAGTGGTAGAAGACGTATGTGCTTCAATCGACGGAGTGGTTGTAGCTGCCAATTACAATTGCCCGGGTCAGTTGGTAATTTCCGGTGAGTTAACGGCTGTGGAAAAAGCCTGCGAAGCGATGAAAGAAGCCGGAGCAAAACGTGCCTTGATCCTTCCGGTTGGTGGTGCCTTCCACTCGCCTATGATGGAACCGGCCCGCGAAGAACTGGCAGCAGCTATCGAAGCAACAACATTTAACACGCCTATTTGTCCCGTATACCAAAACGTACCGGCAAAAGCTGTTTCGGATCCTGCTGAAATCAAAAAGAATTTGATCACGCAATTAACCGCTCCGGTAAAATGGACGCAATCCGTACAACAAATGATCGCCGACGGTGCCACTTTGTTTACAGAAGTCGGTCCGGGTAAAGTTTTAGTGGGATTGGTAAATAAAATCGATAAAAACGTAGCGACTGCTTCAGCATAA
- a CDS encoding ABC transporter permease, protein MLLYLRLLKESLSFALNALRNNKLRTLLSLLGVTIGIFSIIAVLAAVDSMDRKIKNDLSGLDKNTIYLMRFSFGPSEVPQWKREQFPDVTYEEFDYLKRSLNDLDKISFNLFTRKENIKYESNTVSSINVTPCTNEFIDIEKLKFAQGRFFNEAESNSGSPVIIIGSEVATGLFGTMDPMGKKIRLYGQRFTVIGVLDKEGSSTFGPSRDVSVFLPVNFLRRLYGDNSDMLTPAILIKPVKGVDIEAFKGELIQKLRTFRGLKTGDINNFFINVLSGFTDLIDNIVGQMNVVGWIISGFSLLVGGFGIANIMFVSVKERTNLIGIQKALGAKNRFILFQFLFEAVILSVIGGLVGMFLVWIIALVLSKVLDFEFVLGFWNIIIGTSLAAFIGLISGIIPAISASKLDPVEAIRSGM, encoded by the coding sequence ATGTTGTTATACCTGAGACTGCTAAAAGAAAGTTTGAGTTTTGCACTCAATGCTTTGCGGAATAATAAATTGCGAACCCTGTTGTCGCTGTTGGGTGTTACAATTGGTATCTTTTCGATTATTGCCGTACTGGCGGCTGTCGATTCTATGGATCGTAAAATTAAAAATGACCTTAGCGGACTGGATAAAAATACGATCTACCTGATGCGTTTTTCATTCGGACCATCGGAAGTACCCCAATGGAAACGCGAGCAATTCCCGGATGTAACCTACGAAGAATTCGACTATCTGAAACGGTCATTAAACGATCTGGATAAAATTTCATTCAATCTGTTTACCCGTAAAGAAAATATCAAATACGAATCGAATACGGTGAGCAGTATTAATGTGACCCCGTGTACTAATGAGTTTATCGATATTGAAAAGCTAAAATTTGCGCAGGGACGTTTTTTTAACGAAGCAGAATCCAATTCGGGCTCGCCGGTAATCATTATTGGAAGCGAAGTCGCAACAGGATTGTTTGGCACGATGGATCCGATGGGTAAAAAAATACGTTTATACGGACAACGGTTTACAGTGATTGGTGTTCTGGATAAAGAAGGATCAAGTACTTTTGGACCGAGTAGAGACGTTTCGGTTTTCCTTCCTGTAAATTTTCTAAGACGATTATATGGTGATAATAGTGATATGCTAACGCCGGCGATTCTGATAAAACCGGTAAAAGGTGTCGATATCGAAGCTTTTAAAGGTGAATTGATCCAAAAGTTACGTACATTCAGAGGGCTAAAAACCGGAGATATCAATAACTTTTTTATCAATGTATTATCCGGATTTACGGATCTGATCGATAATATCGTCGGGCAAATGAATGTGGTAGGCTGGATTATCAGTGGTTTTTCCCTGTTGGTAGGAGGTTTCGGAATTGCCAATATTATGTTTGTGTCGGTAAAAGAACGAACCAACCTGATTGGGATTCAGAAAGCTTTAGGAGCGAAAAATCGATTTATATTATTCCAATTCCTGTTTGAAGCCGTTATTCTATCGGTAATCGGAGGATTGGTCGGAATGTTTTTGGTTTGGATTATTGCTTTGGTATTGTCGAAAGTATTGGACTTTGAATTTGTACTTGGTTTCTGGAATATCATTATCGGAACGTCACTTGCCGCTTTTATAGGATTAATTTCCGGGATTATCCCGGCGATTTCAGCCTCCAAACTGGACCCGGTGGAAGCCATCCGAAGCGGAATGTAA
- the purH gene encoding bifunctional phosphoribosylaminoimidazolecarboxamide formyltransferase/IMP cyclohydrolase, translating to MNTTKTIQSALISVFDKDGLEPIVRKLHDHNVTIYSTGGTEDFIKNLGIPVVPVEDVTSYPSILGGRVKTLHPKIFGGILNRQDHEGDVQQMKEYEIPQIDLVIVDLYPFEKTVASGANEADIIEKIDIGGISLIRAAAKNFKDTVIVASVNEYALFLDMITNGNGATTLEERRLLATKAFHVSSHYDGAIFNYFNTDETVYKASVANGQILRYGENPHQKGYFFGDFDAMFTKVHGKELSYNNLLDVDAAVNLMNEFKNDDPTFAILKHNNACGLATRKTMKDAYLDALAGDPTSAFGGVLIANGKIDEAAAEEINKLFCEVVIAPAYDEKAIAILEEKKNRIILIQNEVELPTKQVRTCLNGMLIQDKDNITDNKELLKTVTVTAPTEQEIEDLLFASKICKHTKSNTIVFAKNKQLYASGTGQTSRVDALRQAVEKANSFLFDLNGAVMASDAFFPFPDCVELAKNAGITAVIQPGGSIKDELSINYCNENKVAMVFTGVRHFKH from the coding sequence ATGAACACAACAAAAACCATTCAATCGGCTTTAATTTCGGTATTCGACAAAGACGGCCTGGAACCTATCGTTAGAAAATTACATGACCACAATGTGACGATTTATTCAACCGGTGGAACCGAAGATTTTATTAAAAATCTGGGTATTCCGGTAGTTCCTGTGGAAGATGTAACGTCGTATCCTTCCATTTTAGGCGGACGCGTTAAAACCTTACATCCGAAAATTTTCGGAGGAATCTTAAACCGTCAGGATCACGAAGGCGATGTACAACAAATGAAGGAATATGAAATTCCACAAATTGATTTGGTTATTGTTGATTTGTATCCGTTTGAAAAAACTGTTGCTTCCGGAGCTAATGAAGCCGATATTATCGAAAAAATCGACATCGGTGGTATTTCCCTGATCCGTGCGGCGGCTAAAAACTTTAAAGATACCGTTATCGTGGCATCGGTTAACGAATATGCGTTATTCCTTGATATGATTACCAACGGAAACGGCGCGACTACTTTGGAAGAAAGACGTCTTTTGGCAACCAAAGCGTTCCATGTTTCATCACATTACGACGGTGCGATTTTCAATTATTTCAATACCGATGAAACGGTTTATAAGGCGAGTGTAGCCAACGGTCAGATTTTGCGTTATGGGGAAAACCCGCACCAAAAGGGATATTTCTTTGGCGATTTCGACGCGATGTTTACCAAAGTACACGGAAAAGAGCTTTCATACAACAACCTATTGGATGTTGATGCGGCGGTAAACCTAATGAACGAGTTTAAAAATGACGATCCGACATTTGCCATTTTAAAGCACAATAATGCTTGCGGATTGGCAACGCGTAAGACAATGAAAGACGCTTATCTGGATGCTTTAGCGGGTGATCCGACTTCGGCTTTCGGTGGTGTTTTGATCGCCAATGGAAAAATTGACGAAGCCGCTGCGGAAGAAATCAATAAATTATTTTGCGAAGTGGTAATTGCTCCGGCATATGACGAAAAAGCGATCGCTATTTTAGAAGAAAAGAAAAACAGAATTATCCTGATCCAGAATGAGGTGGAATTACCTACAAAACAGGTACGCACTTGTCTTAATGGAATGTTAATTCAGGATAAAGACAATATTACAGACAATAAAGAGCTTTTAAAAACCGTTACAGTAACAGCACCTACAGAACAGGAAATTGAAGATTTACTGTTTGCCTCAAAAATCTGTAAACACACCAAATCAAACACTATTGTTTTTGCCAAAAACAAACAGCTATACGCTTCCGGAACCGGACAAACGTCCCGAGTGGATGCTTTACGCCAGGCTGTAGAAAAAGCAAATTCATTCCTTTTTGATCTGAACGGAGCAGTAATGGCAAGCGATGCTTTCTTCCCTTTCCCGGATTGTGTTGAGTTGGCAAAAAATGCCGGAATTACCGCTGTTATTCAACCGGGTGGCTCTATAAAAGACGAACTGAGTATCAACTATTGTAACGAAAATAAAGTTGCGATGGTATTTACCGGAGTTCGTCATTTTAAACATTAA
- a CDS encoding rod shape-determining protein: MGFFDFMTEDIAIDLGTANTLIIHNDKVVVDSPSIVARDRVSGKIIAVGKEANQMQGKTHENIKTIRPLKDGVIADFDASEKMISLFIKSIPALKKKMFTPALRMVVCIPSGITEVEMRAVKESCERVNGKEVYLIHEPMAAAIGIGVDIMQPKGNMIVDIGGGTTEIAVIALGGIVCDKSVKIAGDVFTNDIVYYMRTQHNLFVGESTAEKIKIAIGAATEDLDTPPDEMSVQGRDLLTGKPKQVDVSYREIAKALDKSIQRIEDAVMETLSQTPPELAADIYNTGIYLAGGGSMLRGLDKRISQKTDLPVYIAEDPLRAVVRGTGMALKNIQKFKGILIK; the protein is encoded by the coding sequence ATGGGATTTTTTGATTTCATGACTGAGGATATTGCGATTGACCTAGGTACCGCAAATACCCTTATTATCCACAATGACAAAGTTGTCGTTGATAGTCCATCTATCGTTGCTCGTGATCGTGTTTCTGGGAAAATTATTGCTGTTGGTAAAGAGGCGAACCAGATGCAGGGTAAGACTCATGAAAACATCAAAACCATACGTCCTCTAAAGGATGGTGTAATTGCTGATTTTGACGCATCGGAAAAAATGATCAGTTTGTTCATTAAAAGCATTCCGGCGCTAAAGAAAAAAATGTTTACACCGGCTTTGCGAATGGTGGTTTGTATCCCTTCCGGTATTACGGAGGTGGAAATGCGGGCGGTAAAAGAATCCTGTGAGCGGGTTAATGGAAAAGAAGTATACCTGATCCACGAACCGATGGCTGCGGCTATCGGTATCGGTGTGGATATTATGCAACCGAAAGGTAATATGATTGTCGATATCGGAGGGGGTACTACCGAAATCGCGGTAATTGCATTAGGCGGAATTGTTTGTGACAAATCGGTTAAAATTGCCGGTGACGTGTTTACTAACGATATCGTGTATTATATGCGAACACAACACAACCTTTTTGTTGGAGAAAGTACCGCTGAAAAAATTAAAATTGCTATTGGTGCCGCTACGGAAGACCTGGATACGCCACCAGATGAAATGTCGGTTCAGGGACGTGACTTGTTAACCGGGAAACCAAAACAGGTGGACGTTTCGTACCGCGAGATCGCAAAAGCCTTAGACAAATCCATACAACGTATTGAAGATGCGGTTATGGAAACCTTATCACAAACACCACCCGAACTGGCCGCCGATATTTACAATACCGGTATTTATCTGGCCGGAGGAGGTTCGATGTTACGAGGACTTGACAAGCGTATCTCTCAAAAAACGGATTTACCGGTTTATATCGCCGAAGATCCATTAAGAGCCGTTGTAAGAGGAACGGGAATGGCATTAAAAAATATTCAGAAATTCAAAGGGATTCTTATCAAATAA
- the mreC gene encoding rod shape-determining protein MreC: protein MQQIFNFILKNSNRLLFLLLLGISLSLTIQSHSYHRSRYISSANVFTGFVYEKINNVKEYLNLREQNNQLANENAQLKKLLFNNTDSLTAGSALPKPSGIENIKVYNAKVINNTFNSKENYLTLLGGQQDGIKPDMGVVNSLGVVGIIEKTSSSYSTVQSILNVKSQINAKIKKSNHFGSLIWNGKNVGFAQLIDVPRLASVRKGDTIVTGGRSEIFPENIPIGTIDKVYIDKATNYYTLNVRLFNDMTNLGHVYVIENLKKQEIQKLEEETKNE from the coding sequence ATGCAGCAAATCTTTAACTTTATATTAAAAAACAGTAACCGGTTACTGTTTTTGCTGCTTTTGGGCATTTCTTTATCATTGACCATACAATCCCATTCCTATCATAGAAGCCGCTATATCAGTTCGGCGAATGTGTTTACCGGATTTGTATACGAAAAGATCAATAACGTTAAAGAATATCTGAACCTTCGCGAACAAAACAACCAGCTGGCCAATGAAAACGCTCAGTTGAAAAAACTGCTTTTTAACAATACCGATTCCTTAACAGCCGGAAGTGCCTTACCGAAACCGTCCGGAATCGAAAATATAAAAGTGTATAATGCCAAGGTAATCAACAATACTTTTAACAGTAAAGAAAATTACCTGACCTTATTGGGCGGACAACAGGACGGTATTAAACCCGATATGGGTGTCGTAAACAGTTTGGGCGTAGTCGGTATTATCGAAAAAACATCCAGTAGTTATTCGACCGTACAAAGTATTCTGAATGTGAAATCGCAGATCAATGCCAAGATTAAAAAATCAAACCACTTCGGTTCCCTGATATGGAACGGGAAAAATGTAGGTTTTGCTCAGTTGATCGACGTTCCTCGTCTGGCTTCTGTACGTAAAGGCGATACTATTGTTACCGGTGGTCGTTCGGAAATTTTTCCTGAAAATATTCCTATCGGTACTATTGATAAAGTGTATATCGACAAGGCAACCAATTACTATACGCTGAACGTTCGTTTATTTAACGATATGACCAATTTAGGCCATGTCTATGTAATTGAAAACCTAAAAAAACAGGAAATCCAGAAATTAGAAGAAGAGACAAAAAATGAATAG
- a CDS encoding rod shape-determining protein MreD, with the protein MNSTFITNSLRFVVLLAIQVVIFNNIDFLGFINPYPYILFIILYPVNGSKAGLLVASFFLGLVMDMFSNSGGVHAAACVTLAYFRPTFFKFSFGVSYEYQTVKITDKLTPERFSFILIAVVTHHLVLYLLEIFRFNFIWDILLRTLLSTIFTLLLCIIIIYLIKPSKR; encoded by the coding sequence ATGAATAGTACGTTTATCACAAATAGCTTACGCTTTGTCGTGCTGCTCGCTATACAGGTTGTTATCTTTAACAACATCGACTTTCTGGGTTTTATCAATCCGTATCCGTATATTCTTTTTATCATTTTATATCCGGTAAACGGTAGTAAAGCCGGTTTGCTGGTTGCCAGCTTCTTTCTGGGACTTGTGATGGATATGTTTTCCAATTCCGGAGGAGTGCATGCTGCGGCCTGTGTAACCCTGGCCTATTTCAGACCAACCTTTTTTAAATTCTCATTCGGGGTGAGTTACGAATATCAAACCGTTAAAATTACCGATAAGTTAACGCCCGAACGTTTTTCGTTTATCCTTATTGCTGTAGTTACCCATCATTTAGTATTATATTTATTAGAAATATTCCGTTTTAATTTTATTTGGGATATTTTATTGCGAACTTTACTAAGCACTATATTTACCTTACTGCTTTGCATCATAATTATTTATTTAATTAAGCCTAGCAAACGATGA
- the mrdA gene encoding penicillin-binding protein 2, translating to MRKLLLPGLIVIAALLIMARLFYLQILDDSYIQKSDNNAIKIKYEYPERGYIYDRNGQLLVANQPSYDIMVTPKDVKNIDTLEFCNLLNITKEDFIKKIEKARVYSPMLPSVFIAQLNKMEYAAFQEKIRKFSGFEILKRSLRDYQVAVGANIFGYITQVNDNIIKKKPYYKSGDLIGMQGVEQMYEEVLRGTKGVKYIQRDRFNREIGPYKDGIYDTIAVQGEDITLTIDSELQKYGEALMVNKRGGIVAIEPKTGEILALVTAPSYDPAILVGRERSKNYTMLYNDSIAKPLYDRGLLAEYPPGSPFKILTGLAGLQEEVIDENTTFVCHHGFSYGRGAFMKCHCPGGNIKLHNGIYKSCNAYFANVFKRTIEKYNKPRFGVDAWSAHMKSFGLGNFMGYDLPPGRKGHIPTSRYYDRWYPNGGWKSTTIISNSIGQGEVTMTPIQLANMMATIANEGYYYTPHVIRKIEKHKIDKKFTTKHITSIDKQYFRPVIDGLFDVYNMGTAASLRVEGIEICGKTGTAENFTKINGKRVQLTDHSVFVAFAPRHDPKIAIAVLVENGYWGARWAGPISSLMIEKYLKKTITRTDLEKRMLEGSLQHEYDKVTSGVPFTINNR from the coding sequence ATGAGAAAACTTTTATTACCCGGTTTGATTGTTATTGCAGCACTGCTGATAATGGCAAGGCTTTTTTATTTGCAGATTTTAGACGATTCCTATATCCAAAAATCGGATAATAACGCGATCAAAATCAAATACGAATATCCGGAACGCGGTTACATCTACGACCGTAATGGTCAGCTATTGGTAGCCAACCAGCCGTCATATGATATTATGGTAACACCAAAGGATGTTAAAAATATCGATACCCTGGAATTTTGTAATCTACTTAATATTACCAAAGAAGATTTTATCAAAAAAATTGAAAAAGCACGTGTTTACAGTCCGATGCTCCCATCGGTGTTTATCGCACAGTTAAACAAAATGGAATACGCTGCTTTTCAGGAAAAGATCCGGAAATTTTCCGGTTTCGAGATTCTGAAACGTTCTTTACGGGACTATCAGGTGGCCGTCGGTGCCAATATCTTTGGTTATATCACACAGGTAAACGATAACATCATCAAAAAGAAACCGTATTACAAAAGCGGGGATTTGATCGGTATGCAAGGTGTAGAACAGATGTATGAAGAGGTTTTACGCGGTACCAAAGGAGTAAAATATATCCAACGGGATCGCTTTAACCGTGAAATAGGCCCCTATAAAGACGGTATTTATGATACAATTGCCGTTCAAGGAGAAGACATCACCTTAACTATCGATTCCGAACTTCAAAAGTATGGCGAAGCTTTAATGGTAAATAAACGCGGTGGTATTGTTGCGATCGAACCCAAAACCGGTGAAATCCTGGCTTTGGTGACCGCTCCATCTTATGATCCGGCCATTTTGGTAGGTCGCGAGCGTTCTAAGAATTATACCATGTTGTATAACGATTCGATTGCAAAGCCGTTATACGACCGCGGACTTTTGGCAGAATATCCGCCGGGATCACCTTTTAAAATATTAACCGGTCTGGCCGGACTTCAGGAAGAAGTAATCGACGAAAATACAACCTTTGTTTGTCATCACGGGTTTTCCTACGGTAGAGGTGCTTTTATGAAATGCCACTGTCCCGGCGGAAATATCAAATTGCATAACGGCATTTACAAATCCTGTAATGCCTATTTTGCCAATGTGTTTAAACGAACCATCGAAAAATATAACAAACCTCGTTTTGGTGTGGATGCCTGGAGTGCCCATATGAAGAGCTTCGGATTAGGAAATTTTATGGGTTACGATCTTCCACCGGGAAGAAAAGGACATATCCCGACTTCTCGCTACTATGATCGTTGGTATCCGAATGGGGGTTGGAAAAGTACAACCATTATTTCCAATTCCATCGGACAGGGTGAGGTAACCATGACACCAATTCAGTTGGCGAATATGATGGCCACAATTGCCAATGAAGGTTATTACTATACCCCTCACGTAATCCGAAAAATTGAAAAACATAAGATCGATAAAAAGTTTACAACCAAACACATTACATCTATCGACAAACAATATTTCCGACCAGTGATCGATGGTTTATTCGACGTGTACAATATGGGAACCGCAGCCAGCCTTCGTGTAGAAGGAATTGAGATTTGCGGTAAAACCGGTACGGCCGAAAACTTTACCAAAATCAACGGAAAAAGAGTACAGCTAACCGACCACTCGGTTTTCGTAGCCTTTGCACCGCGACATGATCCTAAAATCGCGATCGCCGTATTGGTAGAAAACGGTTATTGGGGTGCGCGTTGGGCCGGGCCTATTTCCAGTTTGATGATTGAAAAATATCTGAAAAAGACCATTACCCGTACCGATTTGGAAAAAAGAATGCTGGAAGGTAGTTTACAACATGAATACGACAAGGTGACTAGTGGTGTGCCTTTTACAATTAATAACCGATAA
- the rodA gene encoding rod shape-determining protein RodA: MKNQSVANNIDWITILIYIVLVIMGWMNIYSASLPLEETSIFDLSQTYGKQMLFIMLTIPLIFTILSVDAKIFEKYAIVFYALGIVLLLGLFAFGKTIKGQTNWYQFGGFGFQPSEFVKTATALLLAKLLSDTQINIKLFKHQIIALAVFGFPVVLILLQPDAGSAMIFISLVFVLYREGLPSWYLWTGFIAIVLFILALIIKPVFIVILAFIIMIIHYIFNRRINRNPLVYGIIFVLITGFVFSVDYVYENVLEAHQKDRINVLLGKDVNMQREGYNLNQSMIAIGSGSWLGKGYLEGTQTKGGFVPEQHTDYIFTTVGEEWGFAGASVVIVLFVTLFMRIIYLAEHQKTKFSRVYGYCVATFLFTHFFVNISMLIKMFPTIGVPLPFFSYGGSSLWAFTILLFVFLKMDANKVNEW, from the coding sequence ATGAAAAATCAGAGCGTAGCGAATAATATCGATTGGATTACCATACTTATATATATTGTATTGGTGATCATGGGGTGGATGAATATCTACTCGGCTTCGTTACCTCTTGAGGAAACCTCCATTTTTGATTTAAGTCAGACCTACGGTAAGCAGATGCTTTTTATCATGCTTACCATCCCGTTGATTTTCACCATACTTTCTGTGGATGCCAAGATATTCGAAAAGTACGCTATTGTCTTTTATGCACTAGGTATTGTCCTGCTCCTCGGACTATTTGCCTTTGGTAAGACCATTAAAGGACAAACCAACTGGTACCAGTTTGGCGGTTTCGGTTTCCAACCGTCTGAGTTCGTAAAAACCGCCACGGCTTTACTTTTAGCGAAGCTACTGAGTGACACACAAATCAATATCAAATTATTTAAGCATCAGATAATCGCACTGGCCGTATTTGGCTTTCCGGTTGTTTTAATCCTTCTACAACCCGATGCCGGTAGCGCCATGATCTTTATTTCACTGGTATTCGTTTTATATCGCGAAGGATTACCAAGCTGGTATCTCTGGACCGGTTTTATCGCAATTGTACTCTTTATTCTCGCCTTGATTATCAAACCGGTATTTATCGTTATACTGGCATTTATTATAATGATCATCCATTATATCTTTAACCGTCGTATCAATCGGAATCCGCTTGTTTACGGGATTATTTTTGTATTGATAACCGGATTTGTATTCTCGGTGGATTATGTTTACGAAAACGTATTGGAAGCACACCAGAAAGATCGTATTAATGTACTTCTTGGAAAAGACGTCAACATGCAGCGGGAAGGATACAACCTGAATCAGTCGATGATTGCTATTGGTTCCGGAAGCTGGCTTGGTAAAGGCTATCTCGAAGGAACGCAAACCAAAGGTGGTTTCGTACCGGAACAACATACCGATTATATTTTTACAACTGTTGGTGAAGAATGGGGATTTGCCGGTGCCTCAGTTGTAATCGTATTATTTGTAACCCTTTTTATGCGGATTATCTATCTTGCCGAACATCAGAAAACAAAATTCAGTCGGGTGTACGGCTATTGTGTCGCAACATTCCTGTTTACCCACTTTTTTGTAAATATTTCGATGCTGATCAAGATGTTTCCAACCATTGGAGTACCACTACCCTTTTTCTCCTATGGCGGATCGAGTTTATGGGCATTCACCATTTTGTTGTTTGTATTCCTGAAAATGGATGCCAACAAAGTAAACGAATGGTAA